A portion of the Simkania negevensis Z genome contains these proteins:
- a CDS encoding type III secretion system translocon subunit SctE produces the protein MSNVQETTNQIHFNLVPEGEKGSHRTADASSAISILNNLLQKLAHSGASQDGQSPQHEELSQHLGKLVNSVEDIFEQTDAPPELGKQLLLELLLAVQQVQEVQSETTMVNSEIESKGSEAATQNAAEQYQQVLEDVHEQEDQPWWKKALDIVVKVIVPVVMIAVGVLTAQPELVLAGALVAVMADTPLMQDLTNGFEDLLTDMGVPKSDAEWIAGVLTVATVALVTAGVGAAGALEVGADEAVDAVADVGEKALTGATEDATTDLTETIDDATESLGGHEAKNGTKITLNGKKVLKAGLMGGSMAMSHEASTISEGIFESLPISNPEVKKILQALTTVLLELTAVVGLVASGGMSATSEAGSSSAISKGIEKLTKGVSELISKNMPELIDFVSETAANLVEKVPEELVKVMEKLADKFPTAEKLARLTKIGAVGVDGTASIVNGGYDLEQAKVIDNMGESAAELSLDMAADRIGESTMKSSLEFNKSMTKSLTQMMNEVSHFGYVESAAAQTVASNI, from the coding sequence ATGTCAAATGTTCAAGAAACCACAAATCAGATTCACTTTAATTTAGTTCCAGAAGGAGAAAAAGGAAGTCACCGTACAGCAGATGCGAGCTCAGCCATCTCGATTTTAAACAACTTACTCCAAAAACTCGCGCATTCAGGTGCATCTCAAGATGGGCAATCTCCTCAACATGAAGAGCTAAGTCAGCACCTTGGGAAATTAGTGAATTCAGTTGAAGATATATTCGAGCAAACCGATGCACCTCCAGAGCTAGGAAAACAATTACTTTTAGAGCTGCTATTAGCTGTGCAACAGGTTCAAGAGGTGCAATCAGAAACAACGATGGTGAATTCAGAAATTGAATCAAAAGGTTCTGAAGCAGCGACTCAAAATGCTGCAGAGCAGTATCAACAAGTTCTCGAAGATGTCCACGAGCAAGAAGACCAACCTTGGTGGAAAAAAGCTTTAGATATCGTTGTGAAGGTAATTGTTCCAGTCGTCATGATCGCGGTAGGAGTCTTAACAGCTCAACCTGAACTAGTTCTTGCTGGAGCACTTGTTGCAGTAATGGCAGATACCCCTCTCATGCAAGATTTGACGAATGGATTTGAGGATCTCTTAACTGATATGGGAGTGCCAAAAAGTGATGCCGAGTGGATTGCAGGAGTCTTGACTGTAGCAACTGTTGCGCTTGTAACAGCAGGTGTTGGAGCCGCTGGTGCGCTTGAAGTCGGAGCAGATGAAGCAGTTGATGCTGTTGCAGATGTTGGCGAAAAAGCACTAACTGGTGCTACTGAGGATGCGACAACTGACCTAACCGAAACCATTGACGATGCAACAGAGTCTCTAGGAGGTCATGAAGCGAAAAACGGAACAAAAATCACTCTTAATGGAAAGAAAGTCCTGAAAGCTGGTCTCATGGGAGGCTCTATGGCGATGAGTCACGAAGCTTCCACGATTTCAGAAGGAATTTTTGAAAGTCTTCCTATTTCTAACCCTGAAGTGAAAAAAATTCTTCAAGCTTTGACAACTGTATTGCTTGAGCTTACTGCAGTTGTAGGACTTGTAGCATCAGGTGGCATGTCTGCGACGAGTGAAGCGGGATCTTCTTCTGCTATTTCGAAAGGAATTGAAAAGCTCACAAAAGGTGTAAGCGAACTCATCTCGAAAAATATGCCTGAATTAATTGATTTTGTTTCAGAAACTGCTGCAAATCTTGTTGAAAAAGTTCCAGAAGAACTTGTCAAAGTGATGGAAAAACTAGCAGATAAGTTTCCAACTGCAGAAAAACTAGCTCGGTTGACAAAGATAGGAGCTGTTGGAGTTGATGGGACTGCTAGTATTGTCAATGGTGGTTATGATCTTGAGCAAGCAAAAGTGATTGACAATATGGGAGAAAGTGCCGCCGAACTCTCACTAGATATGGCAGCTGATAGAATTGGTGAGAGCACCATGAAATCGAGTTTAGAATTTAATAAGAGCATGACGAAGTCTCTGACACAGATGATGAATGAAGTTTCTCATTTTGGCTATGTTGAGAGTGCTGCGGCACAAACAGTTGCAAGTAATATTTAA
- a CDS encoding carbohydrate binding domain-containing protein: MKLAIWGISILFTAQAVGVEYGSLMTTDEEAEKLCNYTQVKEEVIQSSQDYEKALSLYRQGTLPYESLQDQYASTFSALLSKVKSLIEDDTTGTISPIQNDYDSDHASDYDNHLQQLIGIIQNALAIPAYQCLLPPIDSYKNLISNGDFSEGTTGWQITGGSGTLVVNSPDPYDKTSPIENKNSLSFSDIPSKPGYISVSQEVTTISGHLYLVGGYVLGTPPSSNDGAYSGGIDVAGAVSLTSSISGKTTDYPQTSNEIDQEGFHRRFFWFTASGNSMKVSLSGGKNTVFKNIVVVDVTTTSKLMEYAASLFPLVTTLGDPDVGHFPQIESKLNVGDNLLDGSISIQKNIDQSPLKNAGHPYWYIDGSIPANHEIKLTNGLNGAHALYMPKNGSVTSNGPVPCPIGDYTLHAKIFIPEGESGSVNLQFKGIALVDNTTLPQISQTFTSLTPGQVTPIQIEISADEFESMQAGTFFRPVVILTNLEDAAFFFDVSLISDNPTVYDQINAINPYNPDRSWYQKTGCTQSYDFTSGMISSDWGVALTGNTMFGPGFPPSDFTKVTCHGIQLISTRDNTSSPPYANGGIQSTQFIPSGRDFTIEMTFVATNDGSDYEPTVALWTYGESQRGPNNPIYHTHAPGADPITEFDCEMGSDISPNTPPPQNSVCIRDGSYIGHAVGGHGEYMDTHPDGTPLWKVVPNFWDGKVHILKMEGKYDQNNRLILTRILDGETPFSTQDLGTGPFSPMYIKIAFENPTWNSRGFSNGKAQLEIQKIDITISPPLEQVPTIAPEQIDFAWFTPGGGGGCSYTPFPSRDDRESEGLLFGKSKRRI; the protein is encoded by the coding sequence ATGAAGCTAGCTATTTGGGGAATCTCCATTCTATTTACCGCTCAAGCAGTTGGAGTTGAATATGGATCACTCATGACAACTGATGAAGAGGCAGAAAAATTATGTAATTATACGCAAGTTAAAGAAGAGGTTATTCAATCGAGCCAAGACTATGAAAAGGCTCTTTCTCTTTATCGCCAAGGAACGCTCCCTTATGAATCTCTTCAAGATCAATATGCTTCAACGTTTTCCGCACTCTTAAGTAAAGTCAAATCTCTCATTGAAGATGACACTACGGGGACGATTTCTCCGATCCAAAATGACTATGATAGCGACCACGCTTCAGACTATGACAACCATTTACAGCAGCTTATTGGAATCATACAAAATGCACTTGCTATTCCCGCATATCAATGCCTTCTTCCCCCTATTGACTCCTATAAAAATCTGATCTCTAATGGAGATTTTAGTGAGGGAACAACTGGATGGCAAATTACGGGCGGTTCAGGAACTCTCGTTGTGAATTCTCCAGATCCGTATGATAAGACAAGTCCTATTGAAAATAAAAATAGTCTCTCTTTTTCGGACATCCCATCTAAACCAGGTTACATCAGCGTTAGCCAAGAGGTCACAACCATTTCCGGTCATCTTTATTTGGTGGGAGGGTATGTTTTGGGAACACCCCCAAGCAGTAATGATGGAGCTTATTCGGGAGGAATAGATGTTGCAGGTGCTGTTTCTCTCACAAGCTCGATCTCTGGAAAAACGACCGATTATCCTCAAACTTCTAATGAAATCGATCAAGAAGGATTTCATCGCCGGTTTTTTTGGTTTACAGCTTCAGGAAATTCGATGAAGGTAAGCTTAAGTGGAGGAAAAAATACTGTCTTTAAAAACATTGTCGTGGTTGATGTCACGACTACTTCTAAGCTGATGGAATACGCTGCTTCTCTCTTTCCGCTAGTGACCACTTTAGGAGATCCAGATGTAGGACATTTTCCTCAAATCGAATCAAAATTAAATGTGGGGGATAATCTTTTAGATGGCTCGATTTCCATTCAGAAAAATATTGATCAATCGCCGCTTAAGAATGCAGGACATCCTTATTGGTATATTGATGGAAGCATTCCTGCGAATCACGAAATTAAATTGACAAATGGACTCAACGGGGCGCATGCTTTATACATGCCTAAAAATGGTTCGGTCACTTCCAATGGCCCTGTTCCCTGTCCTATTGGAGACTATACTCTTCATGCAAAAATTTTCATTCCAGAAGGAGAAAGTGGAAGTGTGAATCTTCAATTTAAGGGGATTGCCCTCGTTGATAACACCACTCTCCCCCAAATCTCTCAAACCTTTACTTCTCTTACCCCAGGTCAAGTGACACCTATTCAGATTGAAATTTCGGCAGATGAGTTTGAAAGCATGCAAGCTGGGACTTTTTTTAGACCTGTGGTCATATTGACAAATCTTGAAGACGCTGCCTTTTTCTTTGATGTGAGTTTAATTTCTGATAATCCGACAGTTTATGATCAAATCAATGCGATTAACCCTTATAACCCAGACCGAAGTTGGTATCAAAAAACGGGATGTACACAAAGTTACGACTTCACAAGTGGGATGATTAGCTCAGATTGGGGTGTTGCTCTGACAGGGAATACCATGTTTGGGCCTGGATTTCCACCAAGTGATTTTACAAAAGTCACATGCCATGGCATTCAGTTAATCAGTACCCGTGACAATACATCTTCCCCTCCTTATGCCAATGGGGGCATTCAATCGACACAATTTATCCCAAGTGGACGGGATTTCACAATTGAAATGACCTTTGTTGCCACAAATGATGGATCTGATTACGAACCGACTGTTGCTTTATGGACATATGGTGAATCGCAGCGCGGTCCCAATAACCCAATTTATCATACCCATGCACCAGGCGCCGATCCGATTACAGAGTTTGATTGCGAAATGGGTTCAGATATTTCTCCTAACACTCCACCTCCCCAAAATTCCGTTTGCATCCGCGATGGAAGTTACATCGGTCATGCTGTTGGAGGGCATGGCGAATACATGGATACCCATCCAGACGGAACTCCCCTTTGGAAAGTTGTGCCGAACTTTTGGGATGGTAAAGTCCACATACTCAAGATGGAAGGGAAATATGATCAAAATAACCGTCTCATTCTTACACGGATACTCGATGGAGAAACTCCTTTTAGCACGCAAGATCTTGGAACTGGGCCCTTTAGCCCAATGTACATCAAAATTGCATTTGAAAATCCGACTTGGAATAGCCGGGGATTTAGCAACGGAAAAGCGCAACTTGAAATCCAAAAAATCGACATCACCATTTCTCCGCCTCTTGAACAAGTCCCAACCATCGCTCCCGAGCAAATCGATTTTGCTTGGTTCACTCCAGGAGGGGGAGGAGGATGCTCTTATACCCCTTTCCCGAGTAGGGATGACAGAGAGTCTGAGGGTTTATTATTCGGTAAATCAAAGCGACGTATCTAG